The following proteins come from a genomic window of Paucimonas lemoignei:
- the prtS gene encoding bacillolysin — protein sequence MCQRHPLLCFIPPYIIEHMVQSSHAHIRALAIANLASSSAFVAFRTSAQAMPTLLARKSPEGGKNRLVYDAQHTNALPGTLARSENQPAARDPSVDEAFEGSGAVYDFYEQLFNRNSLDDNGMSLISTVHVADVDFQGEFVPMNNAFWNGQQMAYGEGDGEVFKRFTGSLEVIGHELTHGVQSFTSNLNYQGQSGALNEHFADVFGVLVRQWKEGTSAEDSSWVIGKELLIPAPTRRGIRDMEHPGTAYVDDPELGDDPQPATMADIYTGAKDNGGVHINSGIPNRAFVLAAKALGGNAWEVAGRIWYETMLQLSSTSQFADCARISVQIAGGKQYGIGARKAVRAAWKEVGVSV from the coding sequence ATGTGCCAACGGCATCCGTTGCTGTGTTTCATCCCGCCCTACATCATCGAGCACATGGTGCAGTCCTCCCATGCGCACATTCGGGCCCTGGCGATCGCCAACCTGGCCAGCAGCTCGGCCTTCGTCGCGTTCCGCACCTCGGCTCAGGCCATGCCGACACTCCTGGCGCGCAAATCCCCCGAAGGCGGCAAAAACCGCCTGGTGTATGACGCCCAACACACCAACGCCCTGCCCGGCACCCTCGCCCGCTCCGAAAACCAGCCCGCCGCCCGCGACCCGTCGGTGGATGAAGCGTTCGAGGGCTCAGGGGCTGTCTATGACTTTTACGAGCAACTGTTCAATCGCAACTCCCTGGACGACAACGGCATGAGCCTGATTTCCACGGTACACGTGGCGGATGTGGACTTTCAGGGCGAGTTCGTGCCGATGAACAATGCCTTCTGGAACGGCCAGCAGATGGCTTATGGAGAAGGCGATGGTGAGGTGTTCAAGCGCTTTACCGGCAGTCTGGAAGTGATCGGCCATGAACTGACCCATGGCGTACAGTCCTTTACCAGCAACCTGAACTACCAGGGCCAGTCCGGTGCCCTCAACGAGCACTTCGCTGATGTGTTCGGCGTGCTGGTTCGCCAGTGGAAAGAAGGCACCAGCGCTGAAGATTCCAGCTGGGTGATCGGCAAGGAGTTGCTGATACCTGCGCCCACCCGACGCGGCATCCGCGACATGGAGCACCCTGGCACGGCGTATGTCGACGACCCGGAGCTGGGCGATGATCCACAGCCCGCCACCATGGCGGACATCTATACCGGGGCGAAGGACAACGGTGGCGTGCACATCAATTCGGGTATCCCCAACCGGGCCTTTGTCCTCGCGGCCAAGGCTTTGGGTGGCAATGCCTGGGAAGTGGCTGGCCGCATCTGGTACGAAACGATGCTGCAACTGAGCAGCACCAGCCAGTTCGCGGACTGCGCCCGGATCAGCGTGCAGATTGCCGGTGGCAAGCAGTACGGTATCGGGGCCAGGAAGGCGGTCAGAGCGGCGTGGAAAGAGGTCGGGGTCAGCGTTTAG
- the yebS_1 gene encoding paraquat-inducible protein A, with translation MNSTLPDSIPPADLIICEHCDSLYEDHPLQKGETAACLRCGAVLGRAHRLNIEQWLALTIAAAVLFVFANVFPVISISMKGLSNEVTLWASVEALAQGRITLIALVAGLSIIFAPMLQISLLFWVLVHAYKGQVAPGFKVCMRALEHLRPWSMLEVCMLGILVAIVKLSGMLDVHPGLGLWAMAMLMVLIVLIAGKNIRRLWTDLGVTPT, from the coding sequence ATGAACTCCACTTTGCCTGACTCCATTCCCCCGGCTGACCTCATCATTTGCGAGCATTGCGACTCGCTCTATGAAGACCACCCGCTGCAAAAAGGCGAAACCGCCGCGTGCCTGCGCTGTGGCGCGGTGCTGGGCCGTGCTCATCGGCTGAACATCGAGCAATGGCTGGCCCTGACCATTGCAGCCGCGGTGCTGTTCGTGTTCGCCAATGTCTTCCCGGTGATCAGCATCAGCATGAAAGGCCTGAGCAACGAAGTGACCCTCTGGGCATCAGTCGAGGCCTTGGCACAGGGGCGTATCACCCTGATTGCACTGGTCGCCGGGCTGTCGATCATCTTCGCGCCCATGCTGCAGATCTCGCTGCTGTTCTGGGTGCTGGTCCACGCTTACAAAGGGCAAGTGGCCCCTGGTTTCAAGGTCTGCATGCGGGCGCTCGAGCATCTGCGCCCATGGAGCATGCTTGAGGTGTGCATGCTCGGCATCCTGGTCGCCATCGTGAAACTGTCGGGCATGCTGGATGTACATCCGGGGCTCGGGTTGTGGGCCATGGCCATGTTAATGGTGTTGATCGTGCTGATCGCGGGCAAGAACATCCGTCGGCTGTGGACTGATCTGGGGGTCACGCCGACATGA
- a CDS encoding lipoprotein, with protein MRNLAMMMAVLALAGCDVGKSTPPPPKVQAAAPVQTSQAGTVQWEIQINANEALSDISAWLLERSYPPYLATVDGKQTLLIGPYQTQAQAEQTRTELLAKLAKSHRKAAPVVIERTL; from the coding sequence GTGCGCAATTTGGCAATGATGATGGCAGTGTTGGCACTGGCTGGCTGTGATGTCGGCAAATCAACGCCGCCGCCCCCGAAAGTGCAGGCTGCAGCCCCCGTGCAAACCTCGCAGGCGGGCACTGTTCAGTGGGAAATCCAGATCAACGCCAATGAGGCGCTCAGCGATATCAGCGCCTGGTTGCTGGAGCGCAGCTATCCGCCTTACCTGGCTACTGTCGATGGCAAGCAGACGTTGCTGATCGGCCCTTATCAGACTCAGGCCCAGGCCGAGCAGACCCGTACCGAATTACTGGCCAAATTGGCCAAATCCCATCGCAAGGCCGCGCCAGTGGTCATTGAGCGCACGCTTTAA